A window from Opitutia bacterium ISCC 52 encodes these proteins:
- a CDS encoding sugar phosphate isomerase/epimerase codes for MKNYLLFSLLSILLIGCAAEKAEQADVKLGLQSWTCRNMTFEETVLFAKKSGIKYVEFFRGHIDPNAPEAENLVKKAFLEEHGVVAYSIGVSRTSMDKEENRKLFEVAKLFGMKVVIVEPKNMDEWDNLEELVKEYDIKLAIHNHGTGTVYGDPATVRGVLAERDERIGVCMDIGWVVAAGHNPLETYKGYNGRVADMHFKDKKVEEVDGKLTPIDTLIGEGHAGFVPLFDEMKRTAWKGVIAIETDSKEFQKDPTELVEGAKAFFAEHMGH; via the coding sequence CTGAAAAAGCTGAGCAAGCCGATGTAAAACTGGGGCTTCAGTCCTGGACTTGCCGCAATATGACCTTCGAAGAGACGGTCCTTTTTGCGAAGAAGAGCGGCATCAAATACGTGGAATTTTTCCGAGGTCATATCGATCCCAATGCTCCGGAAGCGGAGAACCTGGTGAAGAAAGCCTTTCTCGAGGAGCATGGTGTCGTGGCTTACTCCATCGGTGTTAGTCGGACCTCCATGGACAAGGAAGAAAACCGCAAGCTCTTCGAAGTAGCCAAACTTTTCGGCATGAAGGTCGTCATAGTAGAACCCAAGAATATGGATGAGTGGGACAATCTAGAGGAGCTGGTAAAGGAGTACGACATCAAGCTCGCCATTCATAACCACGGCACCGGCACTGTCTATGGCGATCCGGCGACGGTTAGAGGTGTTTTAGCGGAGCGTGATGAACGTATCGGCGTATGTATGGATATCGGTTGGGTAGTAGCAGCGGGGCATAATCCGTTGGAAACCTACAAGGGCTATAATGGCCGGGTTGCAGACATGCATTTCAAGGACAAGAAGGTCGAAGAAGTGGATGGGAAACTCACTCCGATTGATACCTTGATCGGCGAAGGTCATGCTGGATTTGTTCCCTTGTTTGACGAAATGAAACGCACAGCGTGGAAGGGGGTTATTGCGATCGAAACCGATAGCAAAGAATTTCAAAAAGATCCGACCGAGCTCGTTGAAGGTGCCAAGGCAT